In a single window of the bacterium genome:
- a CDS encoding alanine--glyoxylate aminotransferase family protein produces MHKKLFIPGPTEVLPEVLEAQTKPMIGHRMKEASALGMSILGKLKKVFETEWDVIVWTSSGSLVMEASLRNSVKKGSLHTLCGSFAERWYKMSQANGLPNGKIDVEWGKAIKPDMVDKELSTGKYDVLCLTHNETSTGVMNPTAEIADMVKAKYPDVLILVDAVSSMTGAKIDVHKYDVVLTSSQKCFGLPPGLAFCVVSPRFMDNAKTVPNRGLYTDFIDMKKYIVEKEGQTPSTPALSLYNALDFQLDRMLAEGMDARYKRHAAMAERTREWVKKHFALFPEPGYESLTVTVGSNNKNANIGDLNKALGQKGMAIANGYGKLKDLTFRIAHMGDLQMKDIEELLSAMDEILGH; encoded by the coding sequence ATGCATAAAAAACTTTTCATACCCGGTCCAACCGAGGTACTGCCTGAAGTGCTCGAGGCCCAGACCAAACCCATGATTGGTCACCGCATGAAAGAGGCCTCAGCGCTCGGAATGAGCATCCTAGGTAAGCTTAAGAAGGTTTTCGAGACTGAATGGGACGTAATCGTCTGGACGAGCTCCGGTTCGCTTGTCATGGAGGCGTCCCTCCGTAATTCTGTAAAAAAGGGCTCCCTTCACACTCTTTGCGGTTCATTCGCCGAACGCTGGTACAAGATGTCCCAGGCCAACGGATTGCCCAACGGAAAGATAGATGTGGAATGGGGCAAGGCAATAAAACCAGATATGGTCGATAAGGAACTTTCTACAGGAAAGTACGACGTTCTCTGCCTTACTCACAATGAGACTTCCACAGGCGTCATGAATCCAACGGCGGAGATTGCCGATATGGTCAAGGCGAAGTATCCCGATGTCTTGATACTGGTGGATGCAGTGTCTTCGATGACTGGAGCAAAGATTGACGTTCACAAGTACGATGTAGTTCTTACCTCGTCGCAGAAGTGCTTCGGACTCCCCCCCGGTCTTGCCTTCTGTGTAGTATCTCCCCGATTCATGGATAATGCCAAGACCGTTCCTAACCGAGGACTCTACACTGACTTCATAGACATGAAGAAGTATATAGTCGAAAAGGAAGGCCAGACCCCTTCGACCCCTGCTCTTTCTCTCTACAACGCGCTCGATTTTCAGCTGGATAGAATGCTTGCGGAAGGAATGGATGCCCGCTATAAACGTCACGCAGCTATGGCTGAACGCACCCGCGAGTGGGTAAAAAAGCACTTTGCCTTGTTCCCTGAACCGGGGTACGAATCGCTGACAGTAACTGTCGGCTCGAACAACAAGAATGCCAACATCGGCGATCTTAACAAAGCCCTTGGACAAAAAGGCATGGCTATAGCAAACGGATACGGCAAACTCAAGGATTTAACCTTCCGTATCGCGCATATGGGCGATTTGCAGATGAAGGACATCGAGGAACTCCTTTCTGCAATGGACGAAATCCTCGGTCATTAA